In Desulfosediminicola ganghwensis, a single window of DNA contains:
- a CDS encoding 2-oxoacid:acceptor oxidoreductase subunit alpha, which translates to MEPIQSTNDFVIRFANVNGSGSASANNLFAKAIFRMGIPVSPKNIFPSNIQGLPTWYEVRVNDKGNLGRRGGVDMMVATNGQTLVQDYNELLPGGYFFYDSTRPLFDECDRDDIVEIGIPLTQLTNDAFTNPKLRQLLKNIVYVGALSHLLDIEFTVLTDAIGQQFRKKPKLAEPNIQALEIGRDYAKKHFNESCRLSLSRRENILQDSILVDGNSAAALGALYGGATVAGWYPITPSTSVIEAFERFSNIHRLEEDGSKKVAILQAEDELSALGMVIGASWNGSRAFTATSGPGISLMAEFLGLAYFAEVPAVVVNVQRTGPSTGMPTRTQQSDFIATAYASHGDTKNVLLIPCDPAECFELTADAFDLAERLQTPVLVMSDLDLGMNDHISRPFVWDDNREYDRGKTLTGEELDEFERNRERWGRYLDVDGDGICYRTIPGAHPTRGSYFTRGSSHDEYAAYTEDSGAYQRAMLRLDKKWQTAKTMMPEPHIKFRSTSAQAGNPLGALFFGTTTHSAYEAIDRLAEERIIIDTMRLRSFPCPQPAVDFIDQHEIVFVIEQNRDAQMRTLLIAEYGFHPDKLVSILNFDGKPITADFITESLKAKLAGRTGTDSSPHLATGGNV; encoded by the coding sequence ATGGAACCAATACAAAGTACTAATGACTTCGTAATCCGCTTCGCCAATGTCAACGGCTCCGGTTCGGCAAGCGCCAACAACCTCTTTGCCAAGGCAATCTTCAGGATGGGCATTCCGGTCAGCCCCAAAAACATTTTCCCATCTAATATCCAGGGATTACCCACCTGGTATGAAGTGCGGGTCAACGACAAGGGGAACCTTGGCAGACGCGGCGGTGTCGACATGATGGTGGCCACCAACGGCCAGACTCTGGTTCAGGACTATAACGAGTTGCTGCCCGGTGGATACTTTTTCTATGATTCAACCAGACCGCTGTTCGATGAGTGCGACAGAGACGACATCGTCGAGATCGGCATTCCGCTCACGCAGCTTACTAACGATGCCTTTACCAACCCAAAACTGCGCCAACTCCTGAAGAACATTGTCTATGTAGGTGCCCTCTCCCACCTGCTCGACATTGAATTCACCGTTCTCACCGACGCCATCGGCCAGCAGTTCAGGAAGAAACCGAAACTGGCTGAGCCCAATATCCAGGCACTTGAAATCGGCAGGGATTATGCGAAAAAGCATTTTAACGAGAGCTGCCGACTATCTCTTTCCCGCAGGGAAAACATCCTGCAGGACTCAATTCTGGTAGACGGCAACAGCGCCGCCGCCCTCGGCGCACTCTATGGCGGAGCCACCGTTGCCGGTTGGTATCCCATTACCCCATCCACCTCCGTGATAGAGGCGTTTGAGCGATTCTCCAACATTCACCGGCTCGAAGAGGACGGCAGCAAAAAGGTTGCCATTCTCCAGGCCGAAGATGAACTCTCAGCTCTTGGCATGGTTATCGGCGCCTCATGGAACGGATCACGGGCCTTCACCGCCACATCCGGCCCCGGCATATCACTCATGGCTGAATTTCTCGGCCTGGCCTATTTTGCCGAGGTACCTGCAGTGGTAGTGAACGTACAGAGAACAGGGCCGAGCACCGGCATGCCGACCAGAACCCAGCAGTCTGATTTTATCGCCACCGCCTACGCCTCTCATGGCGATACCAAGAACGTGCTGCTCATTCCCTGCGACCCGGCGGAGTGTTTTGAACTTACCGCCGATGCGTTCGATCTTGCCGAGCGACTGCAGACTCCGGTACTTGTCATGAGTGATCTTGATCTGGGCATGAACGACCATATCAGCAGGCCTTTTGTCTGGGATGACAACCGGGAGTATGACCGTGGCAAAACCTTAACAGGTGAAGAGCTGGATGAGTTTGAACGAAACAGAGAGAGATGGGGACGCTACCTCGACGTTGATGGGGACGGCATCTGCTATCGCACCATCCCCGGCGCCCACCCCACCAGGGGATCATACTTCACCAGGGGCTCCTCCCACGATGAGTATGCGGCATATACCGAAGACAGTGGTGCCTATCAGCGCGCCATGTTGAGGCTCGATAAAAAGTGGCAGACAGCAAAAACCATGATGCCCGAGCCCCATATCAAGTTTCGGAGCACGTCTGCCCAGGCGGGGAACCCTCTCGGTGCACTTTTTTTCGGCACCACCACCCATTCCGCCTACGAGGCAATAGACAGGCTGGCAGAAGAGAGGATCATCATCGACACCATGCGTCTTCGATCATTCCCCTGCCCTCAGCCTGCTGTGGATTTTATTGACCAGCATGAAATCGTTTTCGTCATCGAACAAAACCGCGACGCCCAGATGCGAACTTTACTCATCGCCGAATATGGCTTTCATCCGGACAAGCTCGTCTCTATTCTCAACTTTGACGGCAAGCCGATCACTGCCGATTTTATAACCGAAAGCCTGAAAGCAAAACTGGCTGGCAGAACCGGCACAGACAGTTCTCCCCATCTCGCCACCGGAGGTAATGTATGA
- a CDS encoding FAD-dependent oxidoreductase, whose protein sequence is MKPTNLQDPEYFHKVIDCQYACPAHTACAEYIRLIDFERYEDAYMVNWVSNVFPGILGRVCDRPCEPACRRGRLDGEPVAICRLKRVCADNKRAIIDRLPKVPEEKNGKKIALIGAGPASLTVARDLILLGYTIDLYDDQAKAGGFIRTQVPSFRLPEQVLDEEINYILDYGVNTFFNQYIDNLQEILDKDYDAIFIGTGAPRGRDLPDLPGRAEGDQSIHLGIEWLASVLYRHVTSAGPKVLVLGGGNTAMDCCRTARRLGGTDVKVIVRSPKNEMKASPWEVEDAEHEDVEIIENHSPLEFVVEDGKLIGMRFDRVEPVYDEVGKRSLVSIGNEPVFIGCDEVILAVGQQNAFPFIERDIGIDFDKWGLPVLNKHTMQSTLPQVFFGGDAAFGPQNVITAVAHGHEAAISIHLFCQGANLLDRPHPKVNLVGQKMGIHDWLYESHVTDDERQVVPMVEKVKSIQDRLIEVELGYDYDLGQREAKRCLNCDVQTVFDAETCIECDACVDICPVTCINFIENGDEDDLRQRLLVPANNRTTDLYVSSELPTGRVMVKDENVCLHCGLCAERCPTSSWEMIKFVYQAPMAE, encoded by the coding sequence GTGAAGCCTACAAATCTACAAGATCCTGAGTATTTTCATAAAGTCATAGATTGCCAGTACGCCTGTCCGGCCCATACCGCCTGTGCCGAATATATCCGACTGATCGATTTCGAGCGTTATGAGGACGCCTATATGGTGAACTGGGTCTCAAACGTATTCCCCGGAATTCTTGGCCGGGTCTGCGATCGTCCATGCGAACCGGCCTGCCGTCGCGGCAGGTTGGACGGGGAACCCGTGGCTATCTGCCGTTTGAAACGGGTCTGTGCCGATAACAAAAGAGCCATTATCGATAGACTTCCGAAAGTCCCTGAAGAAAAAAACGGCAAAAAGATTGCCTTGATTGGTGCAGGTCCCGCCTCGCTCACCGTAGCCCGTGACCTTATCCTGCTGGGCTATACCATCGATCTCTATGATGATCAGGCTAAAGCCGGGGGATTTATCCGCACCCAGGTGCCCTCATTCAGATTGCCGGAGCAGGTGCTTGATGAGGAAATCAACTACATCCTCGATTATGGAGTGAACACCTTCTTCAACCAATATATCGACAACCTCCAGGAGATTCTCGATAAAGATTATGACGCCATCTTTATTGGCACCGGTGCCCCCCGCGGCCGTGACCTGCCCGACCTGCCCGGCCGCGCCGAGGGAGATCAGTCCATTCACCTCGGCATCGAATGGCTTGCCTCTGTGCTCTATCGCCATGTTACCAGTGCAGGCCCCAAAGTACTTGTGCTGGGCGGTGGCAATACAGCAATGGACTGTTGTCGTACCGCCAGACGTCTCGGCGGCACTGATGTAAAAGTCATTGTCCGCAGCCCCAAGAATGAGATGAAGGCATCTCCATGGGAGGTCGAAGACGCCGAGCATGAAGATGTGGAAATCATCGAGAACCATTCACCTCTGGAGTTTGTTGTTGAAGATGGCAAATTAATCGGCATGCGTTTCGACCGGGTTGAACCAGTATATGATGAAGTCGGTAAAAGAAGCCTGGTCTCCATTGGCAATGAGCCGGTTTTCATCGGGTGCGATGAGGTGATCCTCGCTGTTGGTCAGCAGAACGCCTTTCCATTTATAGAGCGCGATATCGGTATCGACTTCGACAAATGGGGATTGCCGGTGCTCAATAAGCACACCATGCAATCCACCCTGCCCCAAGTGTTCTTTGGTGGCGACGCAGCATTCGGCCCACAAAATGTCATCACCGCTGTGGCCCACGGCCATGAGGCTGCGATATCCATTCATCTCTTCTGTCAGGGAGCAAATCTGCTCGACCGTCCCCATCCCAAGGTGAACCTTGTCGGCCAGAAGATGGGTATCCATGACTGGCTCTATGAAAGCCACGTCACCGATGACGAGCGTCAGGTCGTTCCGATGGTGGAGAAGGTCAAATCGATACAGGACCGGCTGATCGAAGTTGAACTTGGTTATGACTATGATCTTGGCCAAAGGGAAGCCAAACGCTGCCTCAACTGTGATGTGCAGACTGTCTTCGATGCCGAGACCTGTATCGAATGCGACGCCTGTGTCGATATATGCCCGGTCACCTGCATCAACTTCATTGAAAACGGTGATGAAGATGATCTTCGTCAGCGGCTGCTGGTGCCGGCCAATAACCGCACAACTGATCTTTACGTATCTTCTGAGCTGCCCACCGGGCGGGTGATGGTCAAGGACGAAAATGTCTGCCTGCACTGCGGCCTGTGTGCTGAACGCTGCCCAACATCATCCTGGGAGATGATTAAATTTGTCTATCAGGCCCCAATGGCGGAATAA
- the ilvD gene encoding dihydroxy-acid dehydratase: MAIPLRSATTTHGRRMAGARSLWRANGMKEEHFGKPIIGIVNSFTQFVPGHVHLHEIGQQMKKIIADQGCFAAEFNTIAIDDGIAMGHDGMLYSLPSRDLIADSVEYMSNAHTVDALVCISNCDKITPGMLMAAMRLNIPAIFVSGGPMEAGVDGDKRYDLVDAMVMAADQTVSDADVERVERSACPTCGSCSGMFTANSMNCLNEALGLALPGNGTVVATHAKRKTLFTRAAHRIVEMAYAWYDREDASVLPRSIASKAAFMNSMALDIAMGGSTNTVLHLLAIANEAGVDFTMQDIDKLSRKVPVLSKVAPSSSYHIEDVHRAGGIMSILGELDRAGLIDTSVSRIDSPSLSAILDSHDLMRETVSDEAKELYKAAPAQIGLNLVMGSQSTMYQEADTDRSAGCIRDLENCHSKDGGLAVLFGNMAENGCIVKTAGVDESILKFTGTARVFASQDESCEAILDGRIKAGDAVIIRYEGPKGGPGMQEMLYPTSYLKSVHLGAECALITDGRFSGGTSGLSIGHVSPEAAAGGTIALIEDGDTIEIDIPNRTINVDVSDDVLAERRAKEEAKGDAGFSPGKRDRVVSKALRAYAMLASSADKGAVRQLPGE; encoded by the coding sequence ATGGCAATTCCACTGCGTAGTGCGACGACAACCCATGGCCGTAGAATGGCAGGTGCCAGAAGCCTCTGGCGTGCCAACGGCATGAAAGAAGAACATTTCGGCAAACCGATCATTGGCATCGTCAATTCATTTACCCAATTCGTTCCGGGCCATGTGCATCTGCACGAGATTGGCCAGCAGATGAAAAAAATCATAGCGGATCAGGGTTGTTTTGCTGCCGAATTCAATACCATTGCCATTGATGACGGTATTGCCATGGGCCACGACGGCATGCTCTACTCCCTGCCCTCACGCGATCTTATTGCCGACAGTGTCGAGTACATGAGCAACGCCCACACCGTGGATGCCCTGGTCTGCATCAGCAACTGCGACAAGATCACCCCGGGTATGCTGATGGCCGCCATGCGTCTGAACATCCCTGCCATCTTCGTTTCCGGCGGACCAATGGAAGCCGGTGTGGACGGCGACAAACGCTACGATCTGGTGGATGCCATGGTAATGGCTGCCGACCAGACCGTAAGCGATGCCGATGTCGAGCGGGTGGAGCGCAGCGCCTGCCCTACCTGCGGTTCCTGCTCCGGTATGTTTACCGCCAACTCCATGAACTGCCTCAACGAAGCACTGGGGCTGGCCCTGCCGGGCAACGGCACCGTGGTTGCCACCCACGCCAAACGTAAAACCCTCTTTACCAGGGCAGCACACCGTATTGTTGAGATGGCATATGCCTGGTACGACCGCGAGGATGCATCTGTGCTGCCACGCTCAATCGCCTCCAAGGCCGCTTTTATGAATTCCATGGCCCTTGATATCGCCATGGGTGGTTCCACCAACACTGTCCTGCACCTCCTGGCCATTGCCAACGAGGCCGGTGTCGACTTCACCATGCAGGACATAGACAAACTTTCCAGAAAAGTACCAGTACTTTCCAAGGTTGCACCGTCTTCTTCCTATCACATCGAGGACGTGCACAGAGCGGGCGGTATCATGTCCATCCTTGGTGAACTCGACCGGGCAGGTCTCATCGACACCAGCGTCAGCCGGATAGACAGCCCGAGCCTGTCAGCAATTCTCGACAGTCACGACCTGATGCGCGAAACCGTAAGCGACGAAGCCAAAGAGCTGTACAAGGCTGCCCCGGCCCAGATTGGCCTGAATCTGGTCATGGGGTCCCAATCCACCATGTACCAGGAAGCGGATACCGATCGTTCAGCCGGCTGTATCAGAGACCTTGAAAATTGTCACAGCAAGGATGGCGGACTCGCCGTGCTGTTCGGCAACATGGCTGAAAACGGCTGCATCGTCAAAACGGCAGGCGTTGATGAGTCAATCCTCAAATTCACAGGCACTGCAAGGGTTTTCGCGTCCCAGGACGAATCCTGCGAGGCAATTCTCGACGGTCGGATCAAGGCTGGAGATGCTGTCATCATTCGCTATGAAGGCCCCAAGGGCGGGCCGGGCATGCAGGAGATGCTCTACCCGACCTCCTACCTGAAATCGGTTCACCTCGGAGCTGAGTGTGCCCTGATCACCGACGGCCGTTTCTCCGGCGGCACCTCCGGCCTCTCCATCGGTCATGTCAGCCCGGAAGCCGCTGCAGGTGGCACCATCGCCCTGATTGAAGATGGCGACACCATCGAGATCGACATCCCCAACCGCACAATCAATGTGGATGTCTCCGACGATGTTCTGGCTGAGCGCCGCGCCAAAGAAGAGGCCAAGGGTGACGCAGGGTTTAGCCCGGGCAAGCGTGACCGCGTTGTCTCCAAGGCTTTGAGGGCCTATGCAATGCTCGCATCCTCGGCCGACAAGGGGGCGGTTCGCCAGCTCCCCGGCGAATAA
- a CDS encoding type IV pilus twitching motility protein PilT: MKKTEIDYWITAMLESHPNVSDLNVTVGKTLQVESAGKLVPVSVQPPVTELTPFQTETFALNLIGNNRRLLRDLLENGSCDMSYSLGDRARFRVNIFTQKGYYTTILRKLETRVPSIESMQFPDAFGKMAAELNGLVLFTGATGSGKTTSLAALLDRINNTRPVHVVTLEDPIEYVHRQRNATFNQRELGNDFSTFATGMRAALRQAPKVILVGEMRDRDTMEIGLTAAETGHLVFSTLHTIDAGQTINRILGMFEQEEQPQIRHRLVDTIRWVVGQRLLPKVGGGRVAAMEILRTSLRIKDLILNGASEEKTFYNIIKEGATLDMRTFDQDILELYSRGLITEETALTYCSQRNEVTRGLDRLKAERGESTSTLGGLKMEEEEEEQGFFR; this comes from the coding sequence ATGAAAAAGACAGAAATCGATTATTGGATTACAGCGATGCTGGAATCCCACCCCAATGTCTCCGACTTGAACGTCACAGTCGGAAAAACATTGCAGGTTGAATCTGCCGGTAAACTGGTGCCTGTATCCGTGCAGCCCCCGGTAACAGAGTTAACTCCATTCCAGACGGAAACATTCGCCCTGAACCTGATCGGCAACAACCGTCGTTTGTTGCGGGATTTGCTGGAAAACGGTTCTTGCGATATGTCCTATTCCCTGGGGGATAGGGCTCGCTTCAGGGTGAACATCTTCACACAGAAGGGCTACTATACAACAATTCTTCGTAAATTGGAAACCCGGGTACCATCGATCGAGTCGATGCAGTTTCCGGATGCCTTCGGCAAAATGGCAGCAGAGTTAAACGGGCTGGTGCTCTTTACAGGTGCCACCGGTTCCGGTAAGACAACCTCGCTGGCCGCCCTGCTCGATCGAATCAACAATACCCGGCCTGTACATGTAGTTACTCTCGAAGACCCGATAGAATATGTGCATAGGCAGCGCAACGCTACCTTCAACCAGCGTGAACTCGGAAACGATTTCAGTACCTTCGCGACAGGAATGCGGGCGGCGCTTCGTCAGGCGCCGAAGGTCATCCTGGTTGGTGAGATGCGAGACAGGGACACCATGGAGATCGGCCTCACCGCAGCAGAGACAGGCCATCTGGTGTTCTCCACCCTGCATACCATCGATGCGGGTCAGACAATCAACCGTATCCTTGGTATGTTTGAACAGGAGGAGCAGCCACAGATTCGTCATCGACTGGTTGATACCATCCGCTGGGTTGTTGGTCAGCGTCTGCTTCCCAAGGTTGGTGGTGGCCGGGTTGCGGCCATGGAAATCCTCCGGACCAGCCTCCGTATAAAAGACCTGATTTTAAATGGCGCGTCAGAAGAGAAGACCTTTTACAACATTATCAAAGAAGGTGCCACGCTCGATATGCGTACTTTCGACCAGGATATCCTGGAGTTGTACAGCCGTGGCCTGATTACCGAAGAAACAGCCCTGACCTACTGCTCGCAGCGCAATGAGGTTACCCGCGGTCTCGACCGTCTGAAGGCGGAACGGGGTGAATCCACTTCTACCCTGGGTGGCTTGAAAATGGAAGAAGAGGAAGAAGAGCAAGGATTCTTCCGTTGA
- a CDS encoding DEAD/DEAH box helicase: MLREFMARTGQRLQKLARGGFLGRKKQKKAEAATGKKETQISVSPDAAATPVVTNRVEKNNPGGQPAGSKNVSAEAQKRPARKPKPRWTLDEFEVPPAEGLSRFHDFKLPLSVMHGIADQKFEYCTPIQAKALPNVLEGKDLIGKANTGTGKSAVFLIAVFSRLLKDNNRKKKKGTPRALVIAPTRELVVQITKDGRKLGQYTGLRIHAVYGGTNYAAQMDTLRDKTVDVVVATPGRLLDFANKNVISLKECNIMVIDEADRMLDMGFIPDVRRIIGRIPAKEERQTLLFSATVSDDVRRLAYQWCVKPEYVEAEQDQVSVDSISQRVYLSTTEEKYIILYNLIKQRPDDRIMVFANMKSQVRKLSERLQRDGVDCVVLSGDVPQNKRESRLERFRAGKSKVLVATDVAGRGIHIEGISYVVNFTLPYEPEDYVHRIGRTGRAGAEGVAVSFACEEGAFVLPEIEEYIERSLECQVPPEELLVPVPARAATSNESKTGSKTGSKTGGKTGGKTGSRNGSPGGQRRRRPQKKRLQHSVKPSAQ; this comes from the coding sequence ATGCTAAGAGAATTTATGGCCCGTACCGGGCAGCGGTTACAGAAACTTGCCCGTGGCGGCTTTCTGGGCAGAAAAAAACAGAAGAAGGCTGAGGCTGCGACCGGCAAAAAGGAGACTCAGATATCAGTATCGCCGGATGCGGCTGCCACTCCGGTAGTGACAAACAGGGTTGAAAAAAACAATCCAGGCGGGCAGCCTGCTGGTTCCAAAAATGTTTCAGCCGAAGCTCAGAAACGACCGGCCAGAAAGCCAAAGCCGCGCTGGACACTCGATGAATTTGAAGTGCCCCCCGCGGAAGGCCTGTCCCGCTTCCATGATTTCAAGCTGCCGTTATCGGTGATGCACGGCATTGCCGACCAGAAGTTCGAGTACTGCACACCTATTCAGGCTAAGGCGCTGCCGAATGTGTTGGAAGGTAAGGACCTGATTGGTAAAGCCAACACCGGCACCGGCAAGAGTGCGGTATTCCTGATTGCGGTGTTCAGCCGCCTGCTGAAAGACAACAATCGTAAAAAGAAAAAAGGCACCCCGAGAGCGCTGGTCATTGCCCCGACCCGTGAGCTGGTGGTGCAGATCACCAAAGACGGCAGGAAACTCGGTCAATATACCGGTCTTCGTATCCATGCGGTTTACGGCGGTACCAATTATGCAGCCCAGATGGACACCCTGCGCGACAAGACGGTCGATGTCGTCGTTGCAACTCCGGGGCGTCTGCTCGATTTTGCCAACAAGAATGTCATCTCTCTTAAAGAGTGCAATATAATGGTGATCGATGAGGCGGACCGTATGCTGGATATGGGATTTATTCCCGATGTGCGCCGCATCATAGGTCGGATCCCCGCCAAGGAGGAGCGACAGACGCTGCTGTTTTCAGCGACTGTTTCCGATGATGTGCGCCGCCTTGCCTACCAGTGGTGCGTCAAGCCCGAGTATGTTGAGGCAGAGCAGGACCAGGTGAGCGTTGACAGCATCAGTCAGCGGGTTTACCTGTCGACCACCGAAGAGAAGTACATCATTCTGTATAATCTCATCAAGCAGAGACCGGATGACCGTATCATGGTTTTTGCCAATATGAAGAGCCAGGTGCGTAAACTGAGCGAGAGATTGCAGCGTGACGGTGTTGACTGTGTGGTTCTTTCCGGGGATGTTCCGCAGAATAAGCGCGAGAGCAGGCTGGAACGTTTTCGCGCCGGTAAAAGTAAAGTGCTGGTGGCCACAGATGTAGCAGGCAGGGGAATTCATATTGAAGGAATCAGTTACGTCGTGAATTTCACTCTGCCTTACGAACCTGAGGATTACGTACACCGCATTGGACGCACCGGCCGTGCCGGAGCTGAAGGGGTCGCCGTCAGTTTCGCATGTGAGGAGGGCGCATTTGTCCTGCCGGAAATTGAAGAGTATATCGAGCGGAGCCTCGAGTGCCAGGTGCCCCCGGAGGAGCTTCTGGTCCCTGTTCCTGCGAGGGCTGCGACAAGCAACGAAAGCAAAACTGGTAGCAAAACCGGTAGCAAAACTGGTGGCAAAACTGGTGGCAAAACTGGTAGCAGGAATGGTAGTCCTGGCGGACAAAGGCGCAGGCGTCCACAGAAAAAGAGGCTGCAGCATTCCGTTAAGCCGTCAGCACAATAA
- a CDS encoding rhodanese-like domain-containing protein: MLELPGEKKKSPLPKVLFVLMVAILVGTVWYFAGGDEATEEAVEEGQQFFVPSEPEFLSLLPAEAYELIQERKAVIVDVRSEAERAEVSIPGSISVPLTKLAAGEFDLPKEQALLLVCSVGGRSYGAGLYLMQQGYLQVYNLRGGINAWSREGLPLVTNIADGEPEVAEKEQPSDK; the protein is encoded by the coding sequence ATGTTGGAATTACCAGGAGAAAAGAAGAAATCCCCACTGCCGAAAGTGTTATTTGTCCTCATGGTGGCAATACTGGTGGGGACTGTATGGTACTTTGCCGGTGGCGACGAGGCAACTGAAGAAGCAGTTGAGGAAGGTCAGCAGTTTTTTGTGCCCAGTGAGCCGGAATTTCTCTCCCTATTGCCAGCAGAGGCGTATGAGCTGATCCAGGAACGAAAGGCGGTAATTGTTGATGTCCGTTCCGAGGCTGAGCGAGCAGAGGTGAGTATTCCAGGGTCGATCTCGGTACCGCTTACCAAGTTGGCGGCCGGGGAGTTTGACCTGCCCAAAGAGCAGGCCCTGTTACTGGTGTGTTCTGTAGGGGGCCGCAGTTATGGTGCAGGACTTTATCTGATGCAGCAGGGATACCTGCAGGTGTATAACCTGCGGGGTGGAATCAATGCCTGGTCGAGGGAGGGACTCCCCCTGGTGACAAACATCGCTGACGGTGAGCCGGAAGTCGCTGAAAAAGAGCAACCTTCAGATAAATAG
- a CDS encoding 30S ribosomal protein S1 — MTEELKQANQDSGEELSFAELFEMEENSTVVAVGDVAIGTIIGTEDDYFLVDVGDKAESYIAKSEFRLEEDQEVTVGDTFEVFVERRKDEGGLLLSREKAIAIKVWEDIAKIQEDDGTIEGKIESRVKGGMSVDIGVPAFLPYSQIDLRPVKDLDALIGESYEFKILKFNKKRNNVVISRRAILEEERNKLREEMRSKLEEGQIISGAITNITDYGLFIDMGGMDGLCHITDLSWGRVSHPAKMYKVGQEVEVKVLKYDKDNDRVSLGIKQLREDPWATVVDRYPLQEKTTGKVVSITDYGVFVELEEGVEGLIHVSEMTWSKKPRHPSKMVSVGDEVEVMVLNIEPETKRISLGMKQLQPNPWDLVTENYPVGSIIEGKIKNITDFGVFIGIEEGIDGLIHVSDLSWTERIKHPSEKYAKGETIQAVVLKIDRENERFSLGVKQLVPDPWQAAYNNYPSGTVVEGEITNVTDFGVFVKLEEGIEGLVHVSELSKDKVKTPVGMYQVGDTLKAIVINVSSKDRKIGLSVKTLEGDGEKAATESYSNKAETTGGDAAPSTFGDLLKAAAESGGTGTEEE; from the coding sequence ATGACAGAAGAATTGAAACAAGCAAACCAGGACAGTGGCGAAGAGTTAAGCTTTGCAGAACTCTTTGAGATGGAAGAAAACAGCACAGTTGTTGCTGTTGGTGATGTTGCCATTGGTACCATCATTGGTACCGAGGATGACTACTTTCTTGTCGACGTGGGTGACAAGGCAGAGAGCTACATCGCAAAGTCTGAGTTCCGCCTGGAAGAAGATCAGGAAGTAACCGTAGGCGACACCTTCGAGGTGTTTGTCGAGCGTCGTAAAGATGAAGGCGGTCTCCTGCTCTCCCGTGAAAAGGCTATTGCTATTAAGGTTTGGGAAGACATCGCCAAGATCCAGGAAGATGACGGAACCATCGAAGGTAAGATCGAGAGCCGTGTTAAGGGCGGTATGTCGGTCGATATCGGCGTTCCAGCCTTCCTGCCATACTCTCAGATTGATCTCCGTCCGGTCAAAGATCTGGATGCACTGATTGGAGAGTCTTACGAGTTTAAGATCCTCAAGTTTAACAAGAAGAGAAACAACGTTGTTATTTCTCGTCGTGCGATCCTTGAAGAAGAGCGTAACAAGTTGCGTGAAGAGATGCGTTCCAAGCTCGAGGAAGGCCAGATCATTTCCGGTGCGATCACCAATATCACCGATTACGGTCTGTTCATCGACATGGGCGGTATGGACGGTCTCTGTCACATCACCGACCTTTCCTGGGGCCGCGTTTCCCACCCAGCCAAGATGTACAAGGTTGGTCAGGAAGTTGAAGTTAAAGTACTCAAGTACGATAAAGATAACGATCGTGTATCCCTCGGTATCAAGCAGCTTCGCGAAGATCCGTGGGCTACCGTTGTGGACCGCTATCCGCTTCAGGAGAAAACCACCGGTAAAGTTGTATCCATTACCGATTACGGTGTCTTCGTCGAGTTGGAAGAAGGCGTTGAGGGTCTGATCCACGTTTCCGAGATGACCTGGTCCAAGAAGCCGCGTCACCCATCCAAGATGGTTTCTGTTGGCGACGAGGTAGAGGTAATGGTACTCAACATCGAGCCTGAGACCAAGCGTATCTCCCTCGGCATGAAGCAGCTCCAGCCGAACCCATGGGATCTGGTAACCGAGAACTACCCGGTTGGTTCCATCATCGAAGGAAAGATCAAGAACATCACCGACTTTGGTGTGTTCATCGGCATCGAGGAAGGCATCGACGGTCTTATCCACGTTTCCGACCTTTCCTGGACCGAGCGCATCAAGCATCCTTCCGAGAAGTATGCCAAGGGCGAGACCATTCAGGCAGTTGTTCTGAAGATCGATCGCGAGAACGAGAGATTCTCCCTCGGTGTTAAGCAACTGGTTCCTGATCCGTGGCAGGCAGCCTACAACAACTACCCATCCGGTACTGTTGTAGAAGGTGAGATCACCAACGTGACCGACTTCGGCGTATTCGTAAAACTCGAAGAAGGAATCGAGGGTCTGGTTCACGTATCCGAGCTGAGCAAGGATAAAGTGAAGACTCCGGTAGGTATGTATCAGGTTGGCGACACCCTGAAAGCTATCGTAATCAATGTTTCCTCTAAGGATCGTAAAATCGGTCTGTCCGTTAAGACCCTCGAGGGTGACGGAGAGAAAGCAGCAACTGAGTCTTATAGCAACAAAGCCGAGACTACCGGTGGCGATGCTGCACCGTCAACCTTCGGTGATCTTCTGAAGGCAGCTGCAGAGAGCGGTGGTACTGGAACTGAAGAAGAATAA
- a CDS encoding HU family DNA-binding protein — protein sequence MLKKDIVNKVSDQLTMQKQDVGVAVDIILETMAEALQDERRIELRGYGSFSVRQRKPRCTKNPRTGKMMDIPERNTLHFTMSKSLKEALIEEKE from the coding sequence ATGTTAAAAAAAGATATAGTCAATAAAGTGAGTGATCAGCTCACCATGCAGAAGCAGGACGTGGGCGTAGCTGTTGATATAATTCTCGAAACCATGGCTGAGGCGCTGCAGGACGAGCGTCGTATCGAGCTACGTGGTTATGGCAGCTTCTCTGTACGCCAGCGCAAGCCGCGCTGCACAAAGAACCCGCGCACCGGAAAGATGATGGACATTCCGGAGCGCAATACCCTGCATTTCACGATGAGCAAATCTCTCAAGGAAGCGCTCATCGAAGAAAAGGAGTAA